A single genomic interval of Nonomuraea rubra harbors:
- a CDS encoding iron ABC transporter permease, with protein sequence MSTDVLTPAPPTTPLRRLGTAGVFLLALAATVLVSAVHVTQGTSSIGALDLLALPFGGSDNAEEAARVLLASRLPRLLAGICVGVALGVAGALLQSVARNAMAAPDTLAVSSGAYLAVAAAAAFGLALPVPVSGGLALAGGLAAAALVLALSAGGRTGTTRLILAGTATSLALSSLTNLVMILFEQETTGLFGWGSGSLVQSDLDAVTQLGPLIAIALAAAVVAGPRLDILGLGDDTATVLGVNVRRLRLWLTLLAVLLSAAAVTIAGPIGFVGLCAPVVVRLLPKSIPGLHRHRSLLPLSGLAGVLIMLGSDIVLRAVLGAQAGVEVPPGVVTTVIGAVVMIWLARRYRDAGPTRKPPSVRTGGARSRTAFLTVVALCAFLVAGAAVLGLLGGDRWLLTGDVLNWLQGRSGRALTFVLDQRWPRVAAALLAGTALAVAGAAVQAVCRNPLAEPGVLGVTTGAGVGAISLLTLAPMAGIWSMSAAAGAGALIAFAVVYGLAWRGGLSSDRLVLIGVAMQNACTAVTVLIIVLSDPWNTAKALTWLSGSTYGRIPEQLIPVVLALAIVTPLLVWLRRDLDLLALDEDTPRILGVPLEPVRLGALAGAVLLTSTAVAAVGVVAFVGLVAPHAARALVGAHHSRVLPVAALLGALLVSLADTLGRTVIAPAQVPAGLVTALIGTPYFVYLLWRARA encoded by the coding sequence TTGAGCACGGACGTCCTGACCCCGGCGCCGCCCACCACGCCGCTGCGGCGGCTGGGCACCGCCGGGGTCTTCCTCCTTGCCCTGGCCGCCACCGTCCTGGTGTCGGCCGTGCACGTTACGCAGGGCACCTCGTCGATCGGCGCGCTGGACCTGCTGGCGCTGCCGTTCGGCGGCTCGGACAACGCCGAGGAGGCCGCGCGCGTGCTGCTGGCCTCGCGGCTGCCCCGGCTGCTGGCCGGCATCTGCGTCGGCGTCGCGCTGGGCGTGGCGGGCGCGCTGCTGCAGTCCGTCGCCCGCAACGCGATGGCCGCGCCGGACACCCTGGCCGTCAGCTCGGGTGCGTACCTGGCGGTCGCCGCCGCGGCCGCCTTCGGGCTGGCGCTGCCCGTGCCCGTGTCGGGCGGGCTCGCGCTGGCCGGCGGCCTGGCCGCCGCCGCGCTGGTGCTGGCGCTGTCGGCGGGCGGGCGCACCGGCACCACCCGGCTGATCCTCGCCGGTACGGCCACGTCGCTGGCGCTCAGCTCGCTGACGAACCTGGTCATGATCCTGTTCGAGCAGGAGACCACCGGGCTGTTCGGCTGGGGCAGCGGCTCGCTCGTGCAGAGCGACCTGGACGCCGTCACCCAGCTCGGCCCGCTCATCGCGATCGCGCTGGCCGCGGCGGTGGTGGCCGGGCCCCGGCTGGACATCCTCGGCCTGGGCGACGACACCGCCACGGTCCTCGGCGTGAACGTGCGGCGGCTGCGCCTGTGGCTCACCCTGCTGGCCGTGCTGCTGTCGGCGGCGGCGGTGACGATCGCCGGGCCGATCGGGTTCGTCGGGCTGTGCGCGCCGGTCGTCGTGCGGCTGCTGCCGAAGTCCATCCCCGGGCTGCACAGGCACCGCAGCCTGCTGCCCCTGTCCGGGCTGGCGGGCGTGCTGATCATGCTGGGCTCCGACATCGTGCTGCGTGCCGTGCTGGGCGCGCAGGCCGGGGTGGAGGTGCCGCCCGGCGTGGTGACCACCGTGATCGGCGCCGTGGTGATGATCTGGCTGGCCCGCCGCTACCGCGACGCAGGACCGACCCGCAAGCCGCCCTCCGTGCGTACGGGCGGGGCCCGCTCGCGCACCGCCTTCCTCACCGTGGTCGCCCTCTGCGCCTTCCTGGTGGCCGGCGCGGCCGTGCTCGGCCTGCTCGGCGGCGACCGGTGGCTGCTCACCGGCGACGTGCTCAACTGGTTGCAGGGCCGCAGCGGGCGGGCCCTGACGTTCGTGCTCGACCAGCGCTGGCCGCGGGTGGCCGCCGCCCTGCTGGCCGGCACGGCGCTGGCCGTGGCGGGCGCGGCCGTGCAGGCCGTGTGCCGCAACCCGCTGGCCGAGCCCGGCGTGCTCGGCGTCACCACCGGCGCGGGCGTCGGCGCGATCTCGCTGCTCACGCTGGCGCCGATGGCCGGCATCTGGTCGATGTCCGCCGCGGCGGGCGCGGGCGCGCTGATCGCGTTCGCGGTGGTGTACGGGCTGGCGTGGCGCGGCGGGCTGAGCTCCGACCGGCTGGTCCTCATCGGCGTCGCCATGCAGAACGCCTGCACCGCCGTCACCGTGCTGATCATCGTGCTGTCCGACCCGTGGAACACCGCCAAGGCCCTCACCTGGCTGTCCGGCTCCACGTACGGGCGGATCCCTGAGCAGCTCATCCCCGTCGTGCTCGCCCTCGCGATCGTCACCCCGCTGCTGGTGTGGCTGCGCCGCGACCTCGATCTGCTGGCCCTGGACGAGGACACGCCGCGCATCCTGGGCGTCCCCCTGGAGCCGGTACGGCTGGGCGCGCTCGCCGGGGCCGTGCTGCTCACCTCCACGGCGGTCGCGGCGGTCGGGGTCGTCGCCTTCGTCGGCCTCGTCGCCCCGCACGCCGCCCGCGCCCTGGTCGGCGCGCACCACTCCCGGGTGCTGCCGGTCGCGGCGCTGCTCGGGGCGCTGCTGGTCAGCCTCGCCGACACGCTGGGGCGGACCGTGATCGCGCCGGCGCAGGTGCCGGCGGGGCTGGTGACGGCGCTGATCGGCACGCCGTACTTCGTCTACCTGCTGTGGCGGGCGCGCGCCTGA
- a CDS encoding TetR/AcrR family transcriptional regulator, translating to MGSTAGLRERKKAETRQAVHEAALRLTIEHGLDNVTVEAIADAANISRRTFSNYFDGKEDALLYGDEARLDSLVLRVREQPEGRTAWQALRGALQSLYAETGGPDREWHLRARLAMRHPSLLARQLAGRVRLEHELSRAVAERDHRDVGPELITAAFLAAMRIATQRWCAEPETRSLDELTTLALDEIARPFT from the coding sequence ATGGGCAGCACAGCAGGTTTGCGGGAGCGCAAGAAGGCCGAGACCCGGCAGGCGGTGCACGAGGCCGCGCTGCGGCTCACCATCGAGCACGGCCTCGACAACGTCACCGTCGAAGCCATCGCCGACGCCGCCAACATCTCGCGGCGCACGTTCTCCAACTACTTCGACGGCAAGGAGGACGCGCTGCTGTACGGCGACGAGGCGCGCCTGGACAGCCTGGTGCTGCGCGTACGCGAGCAACCGGAAGGGCGGACCGCCTGGCAGGCGCTGCGCGGGGCGCTGCAGAGCCTCTACGCCGAGACCGGCGGGCCCGACCGCGAGTGGCACCTGCGTGCCCGCCTGGCCATGAGACACCCGTCCCTGCTGGCCAGGCAGCTCGCGGGGCGGGTACGGCTGGAGCACGAGCTGAGCCGGGCGGTGGCCGAGCGCGACCACCGAGACGTCGGCCCTGAGCTGATCACCGCCGCGTTCCTGGCCGCGATGCGGATCGCCACGCAGCGGTGGTGCGCCGAGCCGGAGACCCGGTCGCTGGACGAGCTGACGACGCTGGCACTGGACGAGATCGCCCGGCCCTTCACCTGA